One Cytobacillus luteolus genomic window carries:
- the uvrB gene encoding excinuclease ABC subunit UvrB gives MKDQFELVSKYSPQGDQPRAIKQIIEGINAGKKHQTLLGATGTGKTFTISNVIKELNRPTLIIAHNKTLAGQLYSEFKEFFPNNAVEYFVSYYDYYQPEAYVPSSDTFIEKDSSVNDEIDKLRHSATSALFERRDVIIIASVSCIYGLGSPEEYKELVVSLRVGMELERNQLLHKLVDVQYERNDIDFRRGTFRVRGDVVEIFPASKDEHCIRIEFFGDEIERIREVDALTGEILGDRDHVAIFPASHFVTREEKMQIAIKNIEVELEERLKEFRDNGKLLEAQRIEQRTKYDLEMMREMGFCSGIENYSRHLTLRPSGSTPYTLMDFFPRDLLIVIDESHVTIPQIRGMFNGDQARKQVLVDHGFRLPSAMDNRPLRFEEFENHIDQIVYVSATPGPYELEKTPEVVQQIIRPTGLLDPPIDVRPIQGQIDDLLGEIQERVEKNERVLITTLTKKMSEDLTNYLKDIGIKVNYLHSEIKTLERIEIIRDLRLGKYDVLVGINLLREGLDIPEVSLVAILDADKEGFLRSERSLIQTIGRAARNANGRVIMYADKMTNSMEIAIRETGRRREIQEEYNRKHGITPQTIKKDVHNLIKATHAAEVTEDYDATPKLSNLTKKEREKVIKDLEVEMKEAAKALDFERAAELRDLLLVLKAEG, from the coding sequence GTGAAGGATCAATTTGAGTTAGTCTCAAAGTATTCACCACAAGGCGATCAGCCAAGAGCAATCAAACAAATTATCGAAGGAATTAATGCAGGAAAGAAACATCAAACCTTATTAGGGGCTACTGGAACTGGAAAAACCTTTACGATTTCAAACGTAATCAAAGAACTAAATCGACCAACCCTCATCATTGCCCATAACAAAACATTAGCAGGTCAGCTTTATAGTGAGTTCAAAGAATTCTTCCCGAATAATGCGGTTGAATACTTTGTTAGTTACTACGATTACTATCAACCTGAGGCTTATGTTCCATCGTCTGATACATTTATTGAAAAAGATTCGAGTGTCAATGATGAGATTGATAAACTTCGTCACTCTGCTACTTCTGCCTTATTCGAGCGTCGAGATGTCATCATCATTGCGAGTGTTTCCTGTATTTATGGTCTAGGTTCGCCAGAAGAATACAAAGAGCTTGTCGTTTCCCTACGAGTGGGAATGGAGCTTGAGCGAAATCAATTATTACATAAGCTAGTAGATGTTCAATATGAACGAAATGATATCGACTTCCGACGTGGGACTTTCCGTGTGCGCGGTGATGTGGTAGAGATATTCCCAGCATCTAAAGATGAGCACTGTATTCGAATTGAATTTTTTGGAGACGAAATTGAAAGAATTCGTGAAGTAGATGCATTGACTGGTGAAATTCTCGGAGACCGTGATCATGTTGCAATTTTCCCGGCATCCCACTTCGTTACCCGTGAGGAAAAAATGCAAATTGCCATTAAAAATATTGAAGTGGAGCTAGAGGAACGTTTAAAAGAATTTCGAGATAATGGAAAATTACTGGAAGCGCAACGGATAGAGCAACGCACAAAGTATGACCTTGAGATGATGCGTGAAATGGGCTTTTGCTCAGGAATTGAGAACTATTCACGCCATTTAACCTTAAGGCCATCAGGGTCCACTCCATATACGTTAATGGACTTCTTTCCAAGGGATCTGTTAATCGTCATTGATGAATCACACGTAACAATCCCGCAAATTCGTGGGATGTTTAACGGTGACCAGGCAAGGAAACAGGTACTAGTAGATCATGGTTTCCGTTTACCATCTGCCATGGATAATCGTCCACTACGGTTTGAAGAATTCGAAAACCATATTGACCAAATTGTTTATGTTTCAGCAACACCTGGTCCCTACGAGCTTGAAAAAACACCAGAGGTTGTACAACAAATCATAAGACCAACTGGATTACTTGATCCACCAATTGATGTTCGACCAATCCAAGGTCAAATTGATGATCTACTGGGTGAAATTCAGGAAAGGGTTGAGAAAAACGAACGTGTGTTAATAACCACCTTGACGAAAAAAATGTCTGAGGACCTAACAAATTACTTAAAAGACATTGGGATTAAAGTGAACTATTTGCACTCAGAAATTAAGACATTAGAACGTATTGAAATTATTCGAGATCTTCGTTTAGGTAAATATGATGTGTTAGTTGGAATTAATCTATTAAGAGAAGGTCTGGATATTCCAGAGGTTTCACTTGTAGCCATTTTAGATGCAGACAAAGAAGGCTTCCTGCGCTCAGAGAGATCACTAATTCAAACCATTGGTCGTGCAGCGCGTAACGCGAACGGAAGGGTTATTATGTATGCTGATAAAATGACGAACTCAATGGAGATTGCAATAAGAGAAACGGGACGACGTCGAGAAATACAAGAGGAATACAATAGAAAGCACGGAATTACACCACAGACGATTAAGAAGGATGTTCATAATCTCATCAAAGCTACTCATGCTGCTGAGGTTACAGAAGACTACGATGCAACTCCGAAGCTATCAAATTTAACGAAGAAAGAACGAGAAAAAGTAATCAAGGATTTAGAAGTAGAAATGAAAGAGGCAGCAAAAGCGCTTGACTTTGAACGAGCAGCAGAGCTTCGTGATCTTCTATTAGTGCTAAAGGCGGAAGGATGA
- the uvrA gene encoding excinuclease ABC subunit UvrA, translated as MAMDKIIVKGARAHNLKNVDVTIPRDKLVVLTGLSGSGKSSLAFDTIYAEGQRRYVESLSAYARQFLGQMDKPDVDAIEGLSPAISIDQKTTSRNPRSTVGTVTEIYDYLRLLFARVGRPTCPKHHIEITSQTIEQMVDRIMEYSERTKLQVLAPVVSGRKGTHVKVLEDVKKQGYVRVRVNGEMQELSDDIELEKNKKHSIEVVIDRIVVKEGVESRLADSLEAALKLGEGRVIIDVMEQEELLFSELHACPQCGFSIGELEPKMFSFNSPFGACPECDGLGSKLEVDVDLVIPNWDLTLRQHAIAPWAPTSSQYYPQLLESVCNHYGIDLDIPAKDIPKHLMDKILYGSDGEEIYFRYENDFGQVRENYVAFEGIIKNVERRYHDTSSDYIREQMEKYMAQQPCPGCKGYRLKKESLAVLISGKHVGEVTSFSINEAHDFFSSLELTEKEMQIARMIFREIEERLGFLINVGLDYLTLNRAAGTLSGGEAQRIRLATQIGSRLTGVLYILDEPSIGLHQRDNDRLISTLQSMRDIGNTLIVVEHDEDTMMAADYLIDIGPGAGVHGGQIISAGSPEDVMNDPNSLTGQYLSGKKFIPLPIERRQPDERFIEVLGATENNLKNVSVRFPLGMFIAVTGVSGSGKSTLVNEILHKSLAQRLYSSKSRPGEHKEVKGIEYLEKVIDIDQSPIGRTPRSNPATYTGVFDDVRDVFATTNEAKVRGYKKGRFSFNVKGGRCEACRGDGIIKIEMHFLPDVYVPCEVCHGRRYNRETLEVKYKDKNISDILDMTVEDALTFFENIPKIKRKLQTIFDVGLGYITLGQPATTLSGGEAQRVKLASELHRRSTGRSFYILDEPTTGLHVDDIARLLKVLQRLVENGDTVLVIEHNLDVIKAADYLVDLGPEGGDKGGQIVGTGTPEDLANNPKSHTGHYLKPILERDRKRMKELIKEKETVTK; from the coding sequence ATGGCAATGGATAAAATTATCGTAAAGGGAGCAAGGGCTCATAATCTAAAAAATGTCGATGTCACGATACCCAGAGATAAGCTAGTTGTCCTAACTGGCTTATCTGGCTCAGGGAAATCTTCACTCGCATTTGATACGATTTATGCAGAAGGTCAACGCCGCTATGTTGAATCACTTTCAGCCTATGCTCGTCAATTTCTAGGGCAAATGGATAAGCCAGATGTAGACGCAATTGAAGGTTTATCACCAGCAATTTCAATTGATCAAAAAACAACAAGCCGTAACCCCAGGTCAACTGTCGGTACGGTTACTGAAATTTATGATTACTTAAGATTATTGTTTGCAAGAGTAGGAAGGCCAACCTGTCCCAAACATCATATCGAAATCACCTCTCAAACAATTGAGCAGATGGTGGATCGCATTATGGAATATTCTGAGCGTACGAAGCTTCAGGTGTTGGCACCTGTAGTATCTGGACGTAAAGGTACACATGTAAAAGTGTTAGAAGATGTTAAAAAACAAGGCTATGTACGTGTTCGTGTAAATGGTGAAATGCAAGAACTCTCAGATGATATTGAACTTGAAAAAAATAAGAAGCATTCCATTGAAGTGGTTATTGACCGTATTGTAGTTAAAGAAGGTGTTGAATCGCGTTTAGCTGATTCGTTAGAGGCTGCCTTAAAGCTTGGTGAAGGACGAGTCATTATTGATGTAATGGAACAAGAGGAATTACTCTTCTCAGAACTACATGCATGTCCCCAATGTGGATTTTCAATTGGTGAATTAGAGCCGAAAATGTTCTCTTTTAACAGTCCGTTTGGAGCATGTCCGGAATGTGATGGTCTTGGTTCAAAACTGGAGGTAGATGTTGATCTAGTCATTCCTAACTGGGATCTTACATTACGGCAGCATGCCATTGCACCATGGGCACCAACAAGTTCACAATATTATCCACAGTTATTAGAATCAGTCTGCAATCATTACGGAATTGATTTAGATATACCAGCAAAGGATATTCCAAAACATCTAATGGATAAAATTTTGTACGGAAGTGATGGAGAAGAAATCTATTTCCGCTATGAAAATGATTTTGGACAAGTCCGTGAGAACTATGTAGCCTTTGAAGGTATCATTAAGAATGTTGAACGACGCTATCATGATACAAGCTCCGACTATATCCGTGAGCAAATGGAAAAATACATGGCACAGCAGCCTTGCCCAGGCTGTAAAGGGTACAGATTAAAGAAAGAAAGCCTTGCTGTTCTTATATCAGGAAAGCATGTAGGAGAGGTCACATCTTTTTCAATTAATGAGGCTCATGATTTTTTCTCATCTCTAGAACTGACTGAAAAGGAAATGCAAATTGCTCGAATGATTTTCCGTGAAATTGAAGAACGATTAGGTTTCCTAATTAATGTAGGATTAGATTATTTAACATTAAATCGTGCTGCAGGAACTCTTTCTGGAGGAGAGGCACAGCGTATTCGTCTTGCCACTCAAATTGGTTCGCGGTTAACTGGCGTTCTGTATATACTAGATGAGCCTTCCATAGGGTTACATCAAAGAGACAATGATCGTTTGATTTCCACCCTTCAAAGCATGCGTGACATTGGAAATACATTAATTGTTGTTGAGCATGATGAAGATACAATGATGGCAGCAGATTATTTAATTGATATAGGACCAGGCGCAGGTGTTCATGGGGGGCAAATTATCTCTGCTGGTTCTCCAGAAGATGTAATGAATGACCCAAATTCTTTAACAGGTCAATACTTATCAGGAAAAAAGTTCATTCCATTACCAATTGAGCGTCGTCAACCAGATGAGCGCTTCATCGAAGTCCTTGGTGCAACTGAAAATAATCTTAAAAATGTAAGTGTACGCTTTCCATTAGGAATGTTTATTGCTGTAACAGGTGTTTCTGGTTCAGGAAAAAGTACATTGGTTAATGAAATCCTTCATAAATCATTAGCACAACGTCTATACAGCTCAAAAAGTAGACCAGGCGAGCATAAGGAAGTAAAGGGAATTGAGTACCTTGAAAAAGTAATTGATATTGATCAATCACCAATCGGTCGAACACCTCGTTCAAATCCAGCAACCTACACTGGTGTGTTTGATGATGTTCGTGATGTGTTTGCGACAACAAATGAAGCGAAAGTACGTGGTTATAAAAAAGGTCGCTTTAGCTTTAATGTAAAGGGTGGAAGATGCGAAGCTTGCCGTGGTGACGGAATTATCAAGATTGAAATGCACTTTCTCCCTGATGTCTATGTTCCATGTGAAGTCTGTCATGGAAGACGATACAACCGTGAAACATTAGAAGTTAAATACAAGGATAAAAATATCTCTGATATTTTAGACATGACAGTCGAAGATGCACTAACCTTTTTTGAGAATATCCCAAAAATTAAACGTAAGCTACAAACTATTTTCGATGTAGGACTAGGGTATATCACACTTGGCCAACCCGCAACCACTCTTTCAGGAGGAGAGGCGCAACGTGTTAAACTAGCCTCTGAATTGCACCGACGCTCAACAGGACGATCATTCTACATCCTCGATGAGCCAACAACCGGACTACATGTAGATGATATCGCTCGACTCTTAAAAGTCCTGCAAAGACTTGTGGAAAATGGAGATACAGTTTTAGTGATCGAACATAACCTTGACGTAATCAAAGCTGCTGATTACCTAGTAGACCTAGGCCCTGAAGGCGGAGACAAAGGCGGACAAATCGTAGGCACAGGCACACCAGAAGACCTTGCCAACAACCCAAAATCCCACACAGGCCACTACCTAAAACCAATCCTAGAACGAGACAGAAAACGAATGAAAGAACTAATCAAAGAAAAAGAGACTGTAACAAAATAA